In Streptomyces longhuiensis, the following proteins share a genomic window:
- the recR gene encoding recombination mediator RecR — translation MYEGVVQDLIDELGRLPGVGPKSAQRIAFHILQAEPTDVRRLAQALMEVKAKVRFCATCGNVAQEELCNICRDPRRDLTVICVVEEPKDVVAIERTREFRGKYHVLGGAISPIEGVGPDDLRIRELLARLADGTVTELILATDPNLEGEATATYLARMIKPMGLKVTRLASGLPVGGDLEYADEVTLGRAFEGRRLLDV, via the coding sequence TCGGCAGGCTGCCGGGCGTCGGTCCCAAGAGCGCGCAGCGGATCGCCTTCCACATCCTGCAGGCGGAGCCGACGGACGTACGGCGTCTCGCGCAGGCCCTCATGGAGGTCAAGGCGAAGGTCCGCTTCTGCGCGACCTGCGGCAATGTGGCGCAGGAGGAGCTGTGCAACATCTGCCGCGACCCGCGCCGCGACCTGACGGTGATCTGCGTCGTCGAGGAGCCCAAGGACGTCGTCGCGATCGAGCGGACGCGTGAGTTCCGGGGCAAGTACCACGTGCTCGGCGGCGCGATCAGCCCCATCGAGGGCGTCGGCCCGGACGACCTGCGGATAAGGGAACTCCTCGCCCGTCTCGCCGACGGCACGGTCACCGAGCTGATCCTGGCCACGGACCCGAACCTGGAGGGCGAGGCCACGGCGACGTACCTCGCCCGCATGATCAAGCCGATGGGCCTCAAGGTCACCCGCCTGGCCAGCGGGCTCCCGGTCGGGGGCGACCTGGAATACGCGGACGAGGTCACGCTCGGCCGCGCCTTCGAGGGGAGACGACTCCTAGATGTCTGA
- a CDS encoding DUF5063 domain-containing protein — protein MSDATLNTVKDHPDDFAVQISDQIESFLVAVAEVAKGDEPDSAVPFLLLEVSQLLLAGGRLGAHEDIVPDERYEPDLGPEPDVDDLRQKLAALLEPIDVYSEVFDPYEPRKAPVACRISDDLADVMADLRHGMAHYRAGRTTEALWWWQFSYFSNWGSTASGALRALQSLVAHVRLNQPLDDLDGLDTDEDLAEEALAEAAGKVMAEEIAGPLGLRTVK, from the coding sequence ATGTCTGACGCCACGCTGAACACCGTCAAGGACCATCCGGACGACTTCGCGGTCCAGATCTCGGACCAGATCGAGTCCTTCCTCGTCGCGGTCGCCGAGGTGGCGAAGGGCGACGAGCCGGACTCGGCCGTGCCCTTCCTGCTCCTCGAGGTCTCCCAGCTGCTCCTCGCGGGAGGCCGGCTCGGCGCGCACGAGGACATCGTCCCCGACGAGCGCTACGAGCCCGATCTCGGCCCCGAGCCGGACGTCGACGACCTGCGCCAGAAGCTCGCCGCGCTCCTGGAGCCGATCGACGTCTACTCCGAGGTCTTCGACCCGTACGAGCCCCGCAAGGCGCCCGTCGCCTGCCGGATCTCGGACGACCTCGCCGACGTGATGGCCGATCTGCGCCACGGCATGGCGCACTACCGCGCGGGCCGCACCACCGAGGCCCTGTGGTGGTGGCAGTTCTCCTACTTCTCGAACTGGGGCTCCACGGCGTCCGGCGCCCTGCGCGCGCTCCAGTCCCTGGTCGCGCACGTCCGCCTCAACCAGCCGCTGGACGACCTGGACGGCCTCGACACCGACGAGGACCTCGCCGAGGAGGCCCTGGCCGAGGCCGCGGGCAAGGTCATGGCGGAGGAGATCGCGGGTCCGCTGGGGCTCCGTACGGTGAAATGA
- a CDS encoding aspartate kinase yields MGLVVQKYGGSSVADAEGIKRVAKRIVDAKKNGNQVVVVVSAMGDTTDELIDLAGQVSPIPAGREFDMLLTAGERISMALLAMAIKNLGHEAQSFTGSQAGVITDSVHNKARIIDVTPGRIRTALDEGNIAIVAGFQGVSQDKKDITTLGRGGSDTTAVALAAALDAEVCEIYTDVDGVFTADPRVVKKARKIDWISFEDMLELASSGSKVLLHRCVEYARRYNIPIHVRSSFSGLQGTWVSNEPHFDQGDQKVEQAIISGVAHDTSEAKITVVGVPDKPGEAANIFRAIADSQVNIDMIVQNVSAASTGLTDISFTLPKTEGRKAIDALEKTKTAVGFESLRYDDQIAKISLVGAGMKTNPGVTAGFFEALSDAGVNIELISTSEIRISVVTRADDVNEAVRAVHTAFGLDSDSDEAVVYGGTGR; encoded by the coding sequence GTGGGCCTTGTCGTGCAGAAGTACGGAGGCTCCTCCGTAGCCGATGCCGAAGGCATCAAGCGGGTCGCCAAGCGAATCGTCGACGCCAAGAAGAACGGCAACCAGGTGGTTGTCGTGGTGTCCGCGATGGGCGACACGACGGATGAGTTGATCGATCTCGCCGGGCAGGTATCCCCGATCCCTGCCGGGCGCGAATTCGACATGCTGCTGACCGCCGGAGAGCGGATCTCCATGGCCCTGCTGGCCATGGCGATCAAAAACCTGGGCCACGAGGCCCAGTCGTTCACGGGCAGTCAGGCCGGCGTCATCACCGACTCGGTCCACAACAAAGCCCGGATCATCGATGTGACCCCGGGACGGATCAGGACGGCGCTCGACGAGGGCAACATCGCCATCGTCGCCGGGTTCCAGGGCGTCAGCCAGGACAAGAAGGACATCACCACGCTCGGCCGTGGCGGGTCCGACACGACCGCCGTCGCCCTCGCCGCGGCCCTCGACGCCGAGGTGTGCGAGATCTACACCGACGTCGACGGCGTGTTCACCGCCGACCCGCGCGTCGTGAAGAAGGCGCGGAAGATCGACTGGATCTCCTTCGAGGACATGCTGGAGCTCGCCAGCTCCGGGTCCAAGGTGCTGCTCCACCGCTGTGTGGAGTACGCGCGCCGCTACAACATCCCGATCCACGTCCGCTCGTCCTTCTCGGGACTGCAGGGCACCTGGGTCAGCAACGAACCGCACTTTGATCAAGGGGACCAGAAGGTGGAGCAGGCCATCATCTCCGGTGTCGCTCACGACACCTCCGAGGCGAAGATCACCGTCGTCGGTGTCCCGGACAAGCCCGGGGAGGCCGCGAACATCTTCCGCGCCATCGCGGACTCCCAGGTCAACATCGACATGATCGTGCAGAACGTGTCCGCGGCCTCGACCGGCCTGACGGACATCTCCTTCACTCTCCCGAAGACCGAGGGCCGCAAGGCCATCGACGCCCTGGAGAAGACGAAGACCGCGGTCGGCTTCGAGTCCCTGCGCTACGACGACCAGATCGCCAAGATCTCCCTCGTGGGCGCCGGTATGAAGACGAACCCGGGTGTCACGGCCGGGTTCTTCGAGGCGCTCAGCGACGCGGGGGTGAACATCGAGCTCATCTCGACCTCCGAGATCCGTATCTCGGTCGTCACGCGCGCGGACGATGTGAACGAGGCCGTGCGCGCCGTGCACACCGCCTTCGGGCTCGACTCGGACTCCGACGAGGCCGTGGTCTACGGAGGCACCGGACGCTGA